AATGGTCCTTGTGGAGGGAGTTTAGCTGGTTTTTGTGAGGTCTATCCCTTTGTCAAAAAATGTCACTTTGTAAGGGCAATGGAAAGAGCTCCCTCCCAAAGGGAACTTAAAAAATTTATAAAATCTTATCTTCCCCCAAGGGACTGGGCCCTTTATAAAAGTTCCTCCTGGCTTAATTTTTTTCTTAGAAGGGATCACACTAAGGATGAAACAATTTGATTTAAAGATTGAGAAAATGGTCTTTGGTGGAGAGGGGCTGGGTAGATCCTCCTCAGGTAAAGTTGTCTTTGTGCCTTATACCCTTCCGGGGGAACTTGTAAGGGTTGGTATTTATGAGGAATACAGGGACTACGCAAGGGGAATGGTGCTTGAGGTCCTTGAGGCCTCCCCTCATAGGATAAATCCTCCTTGTAGGTATTACGGACTATGCGGAGGCTGTCAATTTCAACATGCAACCTACGAGGAGGAGTTAAGAATCAAGGAAAGAGTCCTGAAAGACCTCTTTTTTCGTCAAGGCTATAAGAGGGAGATCCCCTTAAGGGGTATTATACCATCTGAGAAAATCTATCATTATAGAAATAGGTTGAGACTCCATGTAGAGAATCATATTCTTAAGATGGGTTTTGTAAAAAAGGGCACTCACGAGGTCTTAAAGATTGAAGAGTGCCTTCTTGGAGAGGATATCCTGAATGAGCTTCTAAAAGAGCTATATGCAGAGTCCCCCTGGATAAATATGGCTTTTTACATTAAGAGAATAAAGCTTGAGAGTTCTCCCTTAGATGGAAAGGCAACCCTTCTTTTCTGGACCTCCCTCTCACCCCGTAGAGAGGAGTTAGAGCAACTTTGTAAATTAAAAACCCTTAAAAGCATCTTTTATCTTATGAAAGGTGCTCGGCCTGTTGGCCCATTTCCTGAAGATGCTCCTTTTGCAGGAAGAAGACTTTTTGCCTCTCTTTCAGGCCTTATCTATTATATTCAGCCCGGGGTATTTACTCAGACCAACTGGGAAATAAATCTAAAGATTATGCAAAAGATTGGTGAGCTTACTCAAGGGACTGAACGAATCCTTGACCTTCACTCTGGTATGGGAAATTTTCTCATACCCCTGGTTAAGGGAAACCCATCAGCTAAGGCATTCTTAGGAGTTGATACAGATATTAGAGCCATTGAAGATGGACTTTTTACTGCGGAGAAAAACAATTTAGATGGAAGGCTTGAATTGAGAAGGATGAGTGCTATGGAAGCCCTTTATGAAGCAGTTCAATCCGGGGAGAAAT
This window of the Caldimicrobium thiodismutans genome carries:
- the rlmD gene encoding 23S rRNA (uracil(1939)-C(5))-methyltransferase RlmD; this encodes MKQFDLKIEKMVFGGEGLGRSSSGKVVFVPYTLPGELVRVGIYEEYRDYARGMVLEVLEASPHRINPPCRYYGLCGGCQFQHATYEEELRIKERVLKDLFFRQGYKREIPLRGIIPSEKIYHYRNRLRLHVENHILKMGFVKKGTHEVLKIEECLLGEDILNELLKELYAESPWINMAFYIKRIKLESSPLDGKATLLFWTSLSPRREELEQLCKLKTLKSIFYLMKGARPVGPFPEDAPFAGRRLFASLSGLIYYIQPGVFTQTNWEINLKIMQKIGELTQGTERILDLHSGMGNFLIPLVKGNPSAKAFLGVDTDIRAIEDGLFTAEKNNLDGRLELRRMSAMEALYEAVQSGEKYDLVLLDPPRGGCKELLRLLPDVAEDKILYLSCDAPTLVRDIILLEKAGFTLSEIYLFDMFPRTYHFEVLALLQKIN